In one window of Haloterrigena salifodinae DNA:
- a CDS encoding C45 family autoproteolytic acyltransferase/hydolase: MDDTAVDTTAYDDSIAGVDSFAEHAQRRAETEREAVEWAIDELESIIDEQGIDLEPLLEYGRRSQESLPDRHRRAYEAMADVFDVDPAVYEVYVFAYSELCEELAEGEGRSEKHPKGVGSEIGEGCTNALVAPPRVESDGGIDTGADTGTTGPLVLKNRDIAGRGTRPKSIVEQPPVDDYYGLLTIDTCGTVSMFKGVNDQGLVAANTYIDCEGEGEDVTPETRLRNGTVIRMLLEECATIEGAREFLESRPTRRLMGQTLFLADDTDAVLLEVNPAAERITADDDSVVTRTNHFVCSASAEAESSTKRRQRALELLEGDEQLDREDLWRFARDHANGPGDDSICRHPEPETDEPHAFGQLTTASSAIFEGGSPAIEAAMGNPCEAERIRCTFGDEIPTDLRTGQRWLDRLH, from the coding sequence ATGGACGACACGGCCGTCGACACCACCGCGTACGACGATTCGATCGCCGGCGTCGACTCGTTCGCCGAGCACGCACAACGGCGCGCCGAAACCGAGCGCGAGGCCGTCGAGTGGGCGATCGACGAACTCGAGTCGATCATCGACGAGCAGGGCATCGACCTCGAGCCGCTGCTCGAGTACGGCCGTCGCAGCCAGGAGAGCTTGCCGGATCGCCACCGGCGAGCCTACGAGGCGATGGCCGACGTGTTCGACGTCGATCCGGCAGTCTACGAGGTATACGTCTTCGCCTATTCCGAGCTGTGCGAGGAACTGGCCGAGGGAGAGGGTCGCTCGGAGAAGCATCCGAAAGGGGTCGGTAGCGAAATCGGAGAGGGGTGTACGAACGCGCTCGTCGCGCCGCCGCGAGTCGAGTCAGACGGCGGGATCGATACGGGCGCCGACACCGGTACCACCGGCCCGCTGGTGCTCAAGAACCGCGACATCGCCGGCCGAGGCACGCGCCCGAAGTCGATCGTCGAGCAGCCGCCGGTCGACGACTACTACGGGCTCCTCACGATCGACACCTGCGGGACGGTCTCGATGTTCAAGGGCGTCAACGATCAGGGGCTGGTCGCGGCGAACACGTACATCGACTGCGAAGGCGAGGGCGAGGACGTCACCCCCGAAACCCGACTACGAAACGGCACCGTCATCCGCATGCTGCTCGAGGAGTGTGCGACCATCGAGGGCGCCCGCGAGTTCCTCGAGTCCCGGCCCACGCGTCGCTTGATGGGCCAGACGCTGTTTCTGGCCGACGACACCGACGCGGTCCTGCTCGAGGTCAACCCCGCGGCCGAGCGGATCACCGCCGACGACGACTCCGTCGTCACCCGGACGAACCACTTCGTGTGCTCGGCGTCGGCCGAAGCCGAGAGTTCGACGAAACGTCGCCAGCGCGCGCTCGAGTTGCTCGAGGGCGACGAACAGTTGGACCGCGAGGACCTCTGGCGGTTCGCGCGGGACCACGCGAACGGCCCAGGGGACGACTCGATCTGTCGCCATCCCGAGCCCGAGACAGACGAACCCCACGCCTTCGGACAGTTGACGACCGCGAGCAGCGCCATCTTCGAGGGTGGGTCGCCGGCGATCGAAGCCGCGATGGGCAATCCCTGCGAGGCCGAGCGCATCCGCTGTACGTTCGGCGACGAGATTCCGACCGACCTCCGGACCGGCCAGCGGTGGCTCGACCGCTTGCACTGA
- a CDS encoding AAA family ATPase, producing the protein MHVIGTVGLPGSGKGEAATVAREHGIPVVTMGDVVRQETTDRGLDPTKDHGKVAQALRDENGPTAIAERSLPMIEDRLEDHDTVLVDGIRSDTEVDVFEERFGEAFTLVSIEAPFELRAERIDARGRDAGESDGGEGLAARDERERGFGMDNAMDRADVVIENTDSLETFHERVEAIIREGPGSESEPTPDSVSKTDP; encoded by the coding sequence ATGCACGTCATCGGAACGGTGGGACTGCCCGGCAGCGGGAAGGGCGAGGCCGCGACCGTCGCGCGCGAACACGGCATCCCGGTGGTGACGATGGGCGACGTCGTCCGCCAGGAGACGACCGACCGGGGACTCGACCCGACGAAGGACCACGGGAAGGTCGCGCAGGCGCTGCGCGACGAGAACGGACCGACCGCGATCGCCGAGCGATCGCTCCCGATGATCGAGGACCGTCTCGAGGACCACGACACCGTCCTCGTCGACGGTATTCGGTCGGACACCGAGGTCGACGTCTTCGAGGAGCGGTTCGGCGAGGCGTTCACGCTGGTCAGCATCGAGGCGCCGTTCGAACTGCGGGCCGAGCGCATCGACGCCCGCGGCCGGGACGCCGGCGAGAGCGACGGCGGCGAGGGGTTGGCCGCCCGCGACGAGCGCGAGCGCGGCTTCGGGATGGACAACGCGATGGACCGGGCCGACGTCGTCATCGAAAACACGGACTCGCTCGAGACCTTCCACGAGCGCGTCGAGGCGATCATCCGCGAGGGCCCCGGCTCCGAATCGGAACCGACACCCGACTCCGTCTCGAAGACCGACCCATGA
- a CDS encoding RNA-binding domain-containing protein produces MTDIYRVDVEITAPIYDTEVTSRVVDAVANVFPNADLEEEFGEVRAEAHAMDHFSDLLHRQEILDTARGEFFANREGDTFSFALKKQAAFEDRINFSVGEPDELGEISVRVRVEDPTVEEYIDHIAPPTEDGRPVDA; encoded by the coding sequence ATGACCGACATCTACCGCGTCGACGTCGAGATCACGGCGCCGATCTACGACACCGAAGTCACGAGTCGGGTCGTCGACGCCGTGGCCAACGTCTTCCCCAATGCCGACCTCGAGGAGGAGTTCGGCGAGGTCAGGGCCGAAGCGCACGCGATGGACCACTTCTCCGATCTGCTCCACCGACAGGAGATCCTCGATACCGCCCGCGGCGAGTTCTTCGCGAACCGCGAGGGCGATACGTTCAGCTTCGCGCTGAAGAAGCAGGCGGCCTTCGAGGATCGGATCAATTTCTCGGTCGGCGAACCGGACGAACTCGGCGAAATCAGCGTCCGCGTCCGCGTCGAGGATCCTACCGTCGAGGAGTACATCGATCACATCGCGCCGCCGACCGAGGACGGCCGCCCGGTCGACGCCTAA
- a CDS encoding CBS domain-containing protein → MHDTITVSEIMVTDVVTAPPDATASRAATLLRDEGVSSVVVVRDGAPIGIVTEGDFLEHLCERTDLGSVELTDVLSAPLETIAPDTSIVDAVAVLRESGFEHLPVVDGDGGGDLVGILTTTELSYYVPHLARRTGGLGADRPRQRVRTDTQYERDNWTFEYRADNESTVDVGDVARFSKVISESDVEAFAEISGDTNRLHLDAAYAAETRFGERIVHGVLATGLISAALARLPGLTIYLSQESSFLAPVPIDDRVMAVCEVVDDLGGSKYRIETTVTDGDGTTVLDGDAVVLVDDLPPEAAAEDEPVAHD, encoded by the coding sequence ATGCACGACACGATCACCGTCTCGGAGATCATGGTCACCGACGTCGTCACCGCCCCGCCGGACGCCACCGCCTCTCGCGCCGCGACGCTGTTGCGCGACGAGGGCGTCAGTTCGGTCGTCGTCGTCCGCGACGGCGCGCCGATCGGCATCGTAACCGAAGGCGACTTCCTCGAACACCTCTGTGAACGCACCGACCTCGGCAGCGTCGAACTGACCGACGTGCTGTCGGCGCCCCTCGAGACGATCGCGCCCGACACGTCAATCGTCGACGCCGTGGCCGTCCTGCGCGAGTCCGGCTTCGAACACCTCCCGGTCGTCGACGGCGACGGGGGCGGCGACCTCGTCGGTATCCTCACCACGACGGAACTCAGCTACTACGTCCCGCACCTCGCCCGTCGGACGGGGGGACTCGGGGCCGATCGCCCGCGACAACGGGTGCGAACCGACACCCAGTACGAGCGCGACAACTGGACGTTCGAGTACCGCGCCGACAACGAGTCGACCGTCGACGTCGGCGACGTCGCCCGGTTCTCGAAGGTGATCTCGGAGAGCGACGTCGAGGCGTTCGCCGAGATCAGCGGCGACACGAACCGGCTGCATCTGGACGCGGCCTACGCGGCCGAAACCAGATTCGGCGAGCGGATCGTCCACGGCGTCCTCGCCACCGGACTGATCAGCGCCGCGCTCGCCCGCCTGCCGGGGCTGACGATCTATCTGTCACAAGAGAGCAGTTTCCTCGCGCCGGTGCCGATCGACGACCGCGTGATGGCCGTCTGCGAGGTCGTTGACGATCTGGGCGGCTCGAAGTACCGGATCGAGACGACCGTCACCGACGGCGACGGAACGACCGTGCTCGACGGCGACGCGGTCGTCCTCGTCGACGACCTCCCGCCGGAAGCGGCGGCCGAAGACGAACCGGTGGCCCACGATTGA
- a CDS encoding signal recognition particle protein Srp54: protein MVLDDLGSSLRGTLDKLRGKSRISEEDIEEIVKEIQRSLLSADVDVSLVMELSDNIKERALEEEPPAGTPARDFVLRIVYEELVDLIGDSTELPLEEQTILLAGLQGSGKTTSAAKMAWWFSTKGLRPAVIQTDTFRPGAYEQAKEMTQRAEVDFYGNPDNDDPVEIARKGLEETSEADVHIVDTAGRHALEDELIDEIEEIEDVADPDTSLLVLDAAIGQGAKDQAQQFDESIGIDGVVITKIDGTAKGGGALTAVDQTDSSIAFLGTGEEVQDIERFEPDGFISRLLGMGDLGQLAERVERAMEQTEMEEEDWDPEDMLQGSFTLHDMQKQMEAMNNMGPLDQVMDMIPGFGGGIKDQLPDDAMDVTQDRMRTFSVIMDSMTEAEKEYPKAIGASQIERIARGSGTTEEEVRELLQQYKMMEKTIKQFQGMGSEQEMQRMMKQMQQGGGGGGGMGGMGPFG, encoded by the coding sequence ACGCATCAGCGAGGAGGACATCGAGGAGATCGTCAAGGAGATTCAGCGCTCCTTGCTCTCCGCCGACGTCGACGTCTCGCTCGTGATGGAGCTGTCGGACAACATCAAGGAGCGAGCGCTCGAGGAAGAACCGCCGGCCGGGACGCCGGCGCGGGACTTCGTCCTCCGCATCGTCTACGAGGAACTGGTCGATCTCATCGGCGACTCCACCGAGTTGCCCCTCGAGGAACAGACCATCCTGCTCGCGGGGCTGCAGGGGTCCGGTAAGACTACCTCCGCCGCGAAGATGGCGTGGTGGTTCTCGACGAAGGGACTCCGGCCCGCCGTGATCCAGACCGACACCTTCCGCCCCGGCGCCTACGAGCAGGCAAAGGAGATGACCCAGCGCGCGGAGGTCGACTTCTACGGCAACCCGGACAACGACGATCCCGTCGAAATCGCCCGCAAGGGCCTCGAGGAGACCAGCGAGGCCGACGTCCACATCGTGGACACGGCGGGTCGCCACGCGCTCGAGGACGAACTGATCGACGAGATCGAAGAGATCGAGGACGTCGCCGACCCCGACACGTCGCTGCTCGTCCTCGACGCGGCGATCGGGCAGGGTGCGAAGGATCAGGCCCAGCAGTTCGACGAGTCGATCGGGATCGACGGCGTCGTCATCACGAAGATCGACGGGACCGCGAAGGGTGGCGGCGCCCTGACCGCAGTCGACCAGACCGATTCGTCGATCGCGTTCCTCGGGACCGGCGAGGAAGTCCAGGACATCGAGCGCTTCGAGCCCGACGGCTTCATCTCGCGGCTGCTCGGTATGGGCGATCTCGGCCAGCTCGCCGAGCGCGTCGAGCGCGCCATGGAGCAGACCGAGATGGAAGAAGAGGACTGGGACCCCGAAGACATGCTCCAGGGCTCGTTCACCCTCCACGACATGCAAAAACAGATGGAGGCGATGAACAACATGGGGCCGCTGGACCAGGTGATGGACATGATCCCCGGCTTCGGCGGCGGGATCAAGGACCAGCTTCCCGACGACGCGATGGACGTCACCCAGGACCGGATGCGCACGTTCTCGGTAATCATGGACTCGATGACCGAGGCCGAAAAGGAGTACCCGAAGGCCATCGGCGCCAGCCAGATCGAGCGCATCGCCCGCGGCTCGGGTACGACCGAGGAGGAAGTTCGGGAACTGCTCCAGCAGTACAAGATGATGGAGAAGACCATCAAGCAGTTCCAGGGCATGGGCTCCGAACAGGAGATGCAGCGCATGATGAAACAGATGCAGCAGGGCGGCGGTGGCGGCGGCGGAATGGGCGGAATGGGGCCGTTCGGCTGA